The window AGGTTGCCGTGATGGTTCCCACAACAGTGCTTGCGCGTCAACACTTCGATAGCTTCGAGGGCAGGCTAAGTCCATTTGGGATAAAAGTCGAGATACTCGACAGGTACCGAACAGATACACAGAGAAACAGGCTTCTCAAGAAGCTGAAGAACGGCGAAGTCGATGTGGTCGTTGGAACCCACTCTTTGCTATCAAAAGAGGTGGGTTTTGCAGATCTCGGTCTGATTGTCGTGGATGAAGAACAGCTATTCGGGGTTCTGCAGAAGGAGCACTTCAAGAAGTTGAGATTGCAGATCAATGTTCTCTCAATGAGCGCAACGCCGATACCCAGAACACTGTATATGTCTCTGTCAGGCTTGAGAGACCTCTCGATAATATCTACACCGCCCGCCGGAAGAACTTCCCCGGAGATTTACGTCGGAGCGATCAACGACAGATTGATCAGAACGGCAGTGCTTAGGGAGACCAACAGAGGCGGACAGACGATTTTCGTACATAATAGAGTAACCGAATTGCCCGAGCTTTTGTCGAAACTCAGGAACCTACTTCCTGAGGTCAAGATTGAGGTCGCCCACGGTCAGATGAACAAAACCGCTTTTGAGCGCACCATTAGGGATTTCTATCTTGGCGAATTGGACATGCTTCTATGCACTACGATAATTGAAAGCGGGGTTGACGTACCGAACGCGAATACCCTGATCGTCGATGATTCGCAAAGGTACGGGCTTGCCCAACTTTACCAGCTGAGGGGGAGGGTAGGCAGAAGCAATCGAAGAGCTTTCTCTTACTTCCTCTATGATCCGAAGAGGCTCTCCGATCCTTCCAGAGAAAGGCTGAAGGCCCTTAAGGAGTTCTCTGTCGCCGGCAGTGGAATGAAGATCGCAATGAGAGACCTTGAAATAAGGGGATTTGGGACGCTGCTCGGTGCCGAACAGCATGGAAATATTAACTCCGTCGGCCTCTACTTGTATCGGGAGATGGTGGAAAAGGCGATGAGAGAACTGCGCGGAGAAGAGGATATTGGAGTTGAGGAGCGCGCGGTCGACACAGAACTGAAGAATATCCCGTTTGATATGGTTATTCCTGAAGATTACGTATCCGACTCGATTGAGAGATTGAAGATCTATCGAAGAATTGCAGTATGTAAAGAGGAGAATGAGATAGATGAACTGGAAAGGGAACTCATCGACAGATTCGGCCGTCTTCCCTCTCAAGTCACTTCTCTTCTCGATGCCTCACGCGTAAGACTAGGAGCCTTTAAGATCGGAATAAGTTCGGTTGAATATGATTCTTATTCAGAGAGCATCATTATGGTTCACAGTGAAAATCATATACGTGAGTCGCTCGGTATAAAGGGACGAAGGCTCGTAGTAAACGAGCGTGAAGGAAAATCGATTCTGTACGGAGTACCGGAGAGGCATCTGATGAAGACACTTAAAACTCTTTTCCTTGGAGCTGAGAGAGTTGTTCAATGATCGAATTTGCGCATTATCTACTCCCAGAGGAGTTTCGGCAACAGCTGTAGTAAGATGTTCTGGACAAGGAACGGTAGAGACTCTGCAAAATCTGCTGCCCGGTACAAGTATTCTCCGGCACAGAAGAGCCCAACTGACAACGTTTGCCGAAAATGATCGTTACATCGACGAAGTTGTAGTCACTTTCTTCAAAGGACCGGCTTCATACACAGGTGAGGATCTTGTGGAGCTTTCATTTCACGGCAATCCCCTGATAATAGAAAACGCTCTTAAGGCGCTATTTTCGGTGGGCTTTAGAATGGCCTTGCCAGGGGAGTTCACGAAACGGGCAGTACTGAATGGCAAGTTTGACCTAATTCATGCCGAAGCAATTAACGCCCTGATAACTTCAAAGACCGAAAAGGCTCTTGAAGCCGCAATCAAGAGCTTCAGAGGCGACCTGTCTGAAGAGGTTATTTCCTTCAGAGCGAAGATAATCGAGCTCCTTGCGACAGTAGAGGTGGAACTCAACTATCCCGAGGAGATTGAAACGGATTATTCGTCTCTTCTTGAAAGCCTTGTAGATCTCAGAAAAAGGATCGCCGAATTCATTGACAGTTCACAGAACGGCATCGTAATCTCACAGGGAATTAAGACGGCAATCGTAGGAGAGACAAATGTTGGAAAATCCACGTTACTGAATGCATTGCTGAAACGTGACAGGGCCATCGTTTCCGATCTGCCTGGAACGACGAGAGACACGATAGAGGAAGATCTCAATGTCGAGGGTGTGCTCTTCCGCGTAGTCGATACTGCTGGTATAAGAGAGGCAGAAGATGAGATCGAAGAACTTGGGATAGAAAGAACCCTCGAAGCTATTGAAGAGGCAGAATTGGTGATATTGTTGCTCGACCCTTACAACTACAGTGATAAAGACCTCGAGGAGGCTCTCAACAAAAAGGGAAAGCGATTGATTGTCGCGGCCAACAAGTCGGACATACGCAAGATAGAAAAGGGCTCTTACGATGTCGTAATAAGCGCAAGAACCGGCGAGGGCCTGAAAGATCTCGAAAGACTAATGCTGAAGCTGACCGAAGACATCACTTCTATTGGAAGTGACGTAATTATTAGTGCCAGACAGAAGCAGAAGCTCCTGGACGCTATGGATTTCATTGGCCGTTCTATAGAATCTGTAGAGAACGGTATGACGGTAGATGTCACAGGGACCATGATCGAGCAGGCTGCCAGAAGCCTCGACGATCTCCTCGGTACAAACGTAACAGAAGATCTGCTGGAAAGAATTTTCAGCGATTTCTGTGTTGGGAAGTGATTTAGTTGCTCGGAATCCTCTTATTGATAGTCGGCTCGGCCACGAGATTTGTTCTCTCCCCTCTCTGGTATTTCCTTGCAAGCGTCCCGGCCTACATAATCTATACGGTTCTGAGGAGGAAGTTTGATTATCGTCTTCTGTTGATTGCCCCGTTGATTCCAATCGCTGCAGAGGCAACTGCTCTTCTTCTTGGAAATTTCAGGGCGGGATTCCTTTTTGGAGACATAATCTGCATCATCACTGCATTGCTGGGGATGGGAGATGAACGCCCTAAAGAGAGATTGATAAAGAATCTCGGCCTCTCCGGTCCAGATAACAGGAAGAGAGTGTCTGCTATGTTCTACACATTTGGGAGGGTTGCTCAGATAGAGAAGGTAAATATGAGTCAGAGCTACGCGATAATACACGAAAACGCATTTCACTTTACGGTCGATATACCGGGCAGCGGAAGGGTCAGCATGAGAGTTCCGGTAGAAGAGATAGAGGAGGTCTCAGTACACATGAGCATGTCCTCCGGGGAACTGTATCTTCCATCGCTGAGGGATATGTTCTTGCCTGCAAAAAAAATCAAAATGATTGGCAAACCAAAAATAAAGGACTATTTCTTGCTAGTGAAGACTTCCGAAGATACCTATTCCTTCTATGAAGAGCCGGAGACAGTATTAAGAATTCAAGCAGAAATCGAAGAGGCAAAGAAGAGAGTCACATAGAGGTTCTGAGGGCGCCAATAGAAATCTGTCGACGATCAGTCCGGCTTTCGAATAAATCACTCGATGCTTTCCGCGCAGCTACGTATTTCACTTGGTCTTGTTTACTCGAAAATCCCGGGATCGTTTCAAGTATCACTTCCTCATACCTGCGATATAATGTCAGAAGGAAGCGAGGTGTTTGATATGAATGAAGAGAGAAAATATCATTTCGATACACTGTCTATTCATGCTGCTGAACAAGAGGATCAGAACCAGTCGCTCAACTCTCCTATATACATGACTTCGACGTTCACGTTTAAAGATCTCCAGCAGGCAGAAGACACATTTTCGTTCAGACGGCGGGCATACGTTTATACCAGAGGTGGTAACCCCACAATAAATCTCTTCGAGCAAAGGCTCGCAACACTAGAGAATGGAGCCGATGGAGTTGCCTTCTCTTCGGGTATGGCTGCAATTAGCTCTGTTGTCATGTCATTCGCGGCGGCAGGCGATTCGGTACTTGCCCACAGAAATCTCTACGGTTCAACATTCGGATTTCTAAATCATTTGATCACTAATTATGGCGTTAAGACACAGTTCATTGACATGACAGATCTAAACATCGTCGAGGAGTCTATTACTCCAGAAACAAGGGTGATGTACCTGGAAACGCCAACGAATCCAGCACTCGAGATAATTGATATAAAAGGACTCTGCGAAATCGCACATTCCAGAGGAGTAAAGGTAGTTGTAGACAACACATTCGCAACTCCCGTTTTTCAGAGACCTCTAGACTTCGGTGCCGACGTCGTGCTGCACAGTGCGACAAAATACATATCGGGTCACGGAGATGTTGTTGGTGGATTCGCAACTTCAAAGGACTTTGATTACGTCCAGAAACTTAAGTTTGGATATATGTGCGAACTTGGAGGGGTGTTGAGCCCATTCAACGCCTGGCTCCTCCTAAGAGGCATGAAGACGCTAGGTCTGAGAATGGAAAGGCATGAGAAGAATGCGACAGCAATAGCCAATTTTCTCAAAGCGCGCAAAGAAGTCGTAAAGACTTCATATCCGGGATTCGAAGAC is drawn from Mesotoga infera and contains these coding sequences:
- a CDS encoding DEAD/DEAH box helicase, with translation SFPYVETEDQQKAVEEVLEDLGSNKPMDRLISGDAGYGKTEVALRAIFRTVVSGKQVAVMVPTTVLARQHFDSFEGRLSPFGIKVEILDRYRTDTQRNRLLKKLKNGEVDVVVGTHSLLSKEVGFADLGLIVVDEEQLFGVLQKEHFKKLRLQINVLSMSATPIPRTLYMSLSGLRDLSIISTPPAGRTSPEIYVGAINDRLIRTAVLRETNRGGQTIFVHNRVTELPELLSKLRNLLPEVKIEVAHGQMNKTAFERTIRDFYLGELDMLLCTTIIESGVDVPNANTLIVDDSQRYGLAQLYQLRGRVGRSNRRAFSYFLYDPKRLSDPSRERLKALKEFSVAGSGMKIAMRDLEIRGFGTLLGAEQHGNINSVGLYLYREMVEKAMRELRGEEDIGVEERAVDTELKNIPFDMVIPEDYVSDSIERLKIYRRIAVCKEENEIDELERELIDRFGRLPSQVTSLLDASRVRLGAFKIGISSVEYDSYSESIIMVHSENHIRESLGIKGRRLVVNEREGKSILYGVPERHLMKTLKTLFLGAERVVQ
- the mnmE gene encoding tRNA uridine-5-carboxymethylaminomethyl(34) synthesis GTPase MnmE, giving the protein MFNDRICALSTPRGVSATAVVRCSGQGTVETLQNLLPGTSILRHRRAQLTTFAENDRYIDEVVVTFFKGPASYTGEDLVELSFHGNPLIIENALKALFSVGFRMALPGEFTKRAVLNGKFDLIHAEAINALITSKTEKALEAAIKSFRGDLSEEVISFRAKIIELLATVEVELNYPEEIETDYSSLLESLVDLRKRIAEFIDSSQNGIVISQGIKTAIVGETNVGKSTLLNALLKRDRAIVSDLPGTTRDTIEEDLNVEGVLFRVVDTAGIREAEDEIEELGIERTLEAIEEAELVILLLDPYNYSDKDLEEALNKKGKRLIVAANKSDIRKIEKGSYDVVISARTGEGLKDLERLMLKLTEDITSIGSDVIISARQKQKLLDAMDFIGRSIESVENGMTVDVTGTMIEQAARSLDDLLGTNVTEDLLERIFSDFCVGK
- a CDS encoding PLP-dependent transferase, which translates into the protein MNEERKYHFDTLSIHAAEQEDQNQSLNSPIYMTSTFTFKDLQQAEDTFSFRRRAYVYTRGGNPTINLFEQRLATLENGADGVAFSSGMAAISSVVMSFAAAGDSVLAHRNLYGSTFGFLNHLITNYGVKTQFIDMTDLNIVEESITPETRVMYLETPTNPALEIIDIKGLCEIAHSRGVKVVVDNTFATPVFQRPLDFGADVVLHSATKYISGHGDVVGGFATSKDFDYVQKLKFGYMCELGGVLSPFNAWLLLRGMKTLGLRMERHEKNATAIANFLKARKEVVKTSYPGFEDHPGHELAARQMHGFGGIISFELDGPRENAEKFVRNLKLIKLAVSLGDAETLVEVPAMMTHRDYPEEELHKYGFSARTVRISAGLEYHEDILADIEYALEKVFRR